The following proteins are co-located in the Rhea pennata isolate bPtePen1 chromosome 2, bPtePen1.pri, whole genome shotgun sequence genome:
- the NKIRAS1 gene encoding NF-kappa-B inhibitor-interacting Ras-like protein 1 isoform X2 translates to MEDVYLASVETDRGVKEQLRLYDTRGLQEGVELPKHYFSVADGFVLVYAVTSLEAFQRVELLKKEIDVFRDKKEVTVIVLGNKTDLLEQRQVETEAAQQWARAEKIRLWEVTVTDRKTLLEPFTFLASKLSQSQNKSTFPLPGRKSKGNNSDN, encoded by the exons ATGGAAGATGTGTATTTGGCTTCGGTGGAAACAGATCGAGGCGTAAAGGAACAGTTACGGCTTTATGACACTAGGGGTCTGCAGGAAGGTGTAGAATTGCcaaaacactatttttctgttgctgatgGCTTTGTTCTCGTGTATGCTGTGACCAGCCTTGAAGCTTTCCAAAGGGTTGAACTGCTCAAAAAAGAGATCGACGTCTTTAGAGACAAAAAGGAG gTAACTGTTATTGTCTTGGGAAACAAAACTGACCTCCTGGAGCAAAGACAAGTggaaacagaagcagcacagcaatggGCAAGGGCTGAGAAAATCAGACTGTGGGAAGTGACTGTGACAGATCGGAAAACACTGCTTGAGCCATTCACCTTCCTAGCTAGCAAACTCTCCCAGTCCCAGAACAAATCAACATTTCCCCTGCCTGGAAGGAAGAGCAAAGGGAATAACAGCGATAACTGA